Within the Metasolibacillus fluoroglycofenilyticus genome, the region AACAATTGCCAACCGCGTAATTGAAATTCGCGAAGATGGGTCAATTTTAGATAAGCAATTAACATACGACGAATTCCTTGAATGGAAAGATAGCCAAGGTTTAAACTAGTCCATCTATTCATATGATAATCGCTCAAAACATTGATATAACGGCTTTTTTAAACAATTGATAATTTATTTACTATCCAAACACCTCTATATAAAATCGTTCTATTTGGGGACGAATTGGGGAGATTTTAGGGCATATCAAACGGGCAGTTATAAGGTAAAAAAGGCTTCTCTCTCAATGGAGAAGTCTTTTTTCATGACAACAATTTCAAAAGATATCTTCCATCGTCATATTGGGTATTCGCCATTATAGTTGGGAAACCTCCCCTTCAATCTCCTTTTTAGCCAATTATAAGCATCTATAAATTCTGGATAGATAAACTCGGGCTTCCCTATCAAACAACTTTCATCCGGTATTTCCTTCCATTTATCCTCTGAATGTTGATTAGTGTTAACCTAAAATTATCACGTCCTGTGAGAACGGTTAACTGACCTGCATCACGTAGGCTTCCTTCTAAATTTGTGACATCCACCGAAAGCTTTCGATGTGGGCCACTCAGTCGTTATCTCAGATTGCGATGTTCTTAGACTGAGTTCCTATGATTCATTCTGACACCTATAGAGACGGGAGTCTTCTGTACCTGTCGCCTTACTATCGGTACAAATAAAATTTATCGCTACGCTTGCCGCACAAAAAACATTGCTGAAAGAAGCTAAAAAACCAAAATGTTGGGCAATGTCCTACATAAATGAAACTGTAGAAGTGACACCACCAGAAGTCTTGCATTGTATTTTGCCCAAAAAAACTTGAAAGAAACATCCTTTCAAGTTTTTTCTTTTTACTGTTTTTGCATAATCCGATATAAAAATGCGACAAACTGCGCTCTTGTGACAGGCTCGTTTGGTCTGAAATAGCCGCTATCACCGAGTGTAATTCCTTCGCGCTCTAGCGTCGCAATATAACCAGCACTCCAATGGGAGCTAGCCACATCTGCAAAGGAACTTGTGCCTTCTGGTGTTAGGTCAAGCACGCCAACAAGCACTTTGGCTAATTGCGCTCTCGTCATTTTCTCTGCTGGGAGAAACGCACCATTTGCCCCGTCTATAATGCCTGCTTGTTGCAATGTTTGGATTGCCTCATAATAAGGGTGTGTGGACGGTACATCCGAGAAACCATCTGCTTCTCTCACTGCATCTAGTGAAAATACTCTTGTTAGTAACACTGCCACATGCATACGACTAATCGGAGCATTCGGACGGAAAGTACCATCTTCAAAGCCTTGGATAATACCAATGGCTGTCAGTTCCTCAATCATCTCTTTTGCCCAATGTCTTTCTACATCATGAAATGGCACGATTGACTTTGGTGGCTGTGAGGGTTCAGGTTCCTCTATAGGTATTGCTGTCCATTTTGCATAGAGCGAAATATTTTCTCGCAAAATCGTTTCCTCTACCCATCGTTTTGTCAATGCCTCATCTTGATACCAACCTTCAAAGCGATAGCCCTCCCTTATTGGCACAGGTAAATCGCCAACTTTTGTATGAGAGCTTATGTCGATTGGTGCTATCGCTGTGCCACCGTTCGTATGCAATGTAATAGTTAACGCATTGACTGCTGTTCCTGTTGAACCTGGTACATCAATAGTCGAATTATTACCATGCACCATTTTTATAGTAACTGTAATTACTTCCTCATCTGTTAATGAGCCATCACTCACCTTTACTGTAAAGGTATACTCTTTCAAGCTTTGAGTTGTTGATGGTGTCCATGTAAACACACCTGTCGTTGCGTCAATGCTTGCTCCTGTTGGTGCACCTACTAAGCTGTAGGTTAATGAATTTTCGGGTAAATCAACATCCGTTGCGCTTGCTGTAAACGTAAGCAAGCTTCCTTCATCTACTGTTTTATTGCCGATAGCTGCTAGCACGGGCGCTGTGTTTACTTCATTAACTGTAACAGTAATACTTTCTTCGTCTGTTAACGCTCCATCACTTACTCGTACTGTGAATGTGTAACTGGCTGGACCTTGTGCTTCTGTCGGTGCCCATGTAAACACACCTGTCATTGCATTGATGCTTGCTCCCGTTGGTGCACCTACTAAGCTGTAGGTTAATGAATTTTCGGGTAAATCAGCATCCGTTGCGCTTGCCGTAAACGTAAGCAAGCTTTCTTCATCTACGGTTTTATTGCTGATTGCCGCTAGTAAGGGCGCTGTGTTTACTTCATTAACTGTAACAATAATACTTTCTTCGTCTGTTAACGCTCCATCATTTACTACTACAGTAAATGTATAGCTTCCCGGACCTTGTGCTTCTGTTGGTGTCCATGTAAACATACCTGTCATTGCGTTGATAATTGCTCCCGTTGGTGCAGCCACTAAGCTGTAGGTCAATACAGCAGAATCTGAATCTGTTGCTGTCGCTGTAAAAGTAAGAGAAGTTCCTTCGTTGACCGTTTTATTGCCAATTGAGGCTAGTACGGGCGCTGCGTTTACTTCATTCACTGTAACAGTAATAGTTTCTGAATCTGTTAACGTCCCATCACTTACTCGTACTGCAAAGGTATAGCTTCCTGGACCTTGTGCTTCTGTCGGTGTCCATGTAAACATACCTGTCATTGCATTGATGCTTGCTCCTGCTGGTGCACCTACTAAGCTGTAGGTTAATGAATTTTCGGGTAAATCAACATCCATCGCGCTTGCCGTAAACGTAAGCATGCTTTCTTCATCTACCGTTTTATTGCCAATTGCAGCTAGTATGGGCGCTGCGTTTACTTCATTCACTGTAACAGTAATACTTTCTGAATCTGTTAACGTCCCATCACTTACTCGTACTGCAAAGGTATAGCTTC harbors:
- a CDS encoding putative Ig domain-containing protein produces the protein MQRKTKPTLVPIAIAVLFMQTLFGSLPARAIENFANQSYYEGKMMKNPIVGQLALINPKLEIEYAAVPVNTAPMLAAIGNKTVNEGTPLTFTATATDLDSAVLTYSLVGAPMGASIDATTGVFTWTPTEAQGPGSYTFAVRVSDGMLTDEESITVTVNEVNTAPVLAAIGNKTVDEGSLLTFTASATDVDLPENSLTYSLLGAPTGASINAMTGVFTWTPTEAQGPGSYTFAVRVSDGTLTDSESITVTVNEVNAAPILAAIGNKTVDEESMLTFTASAMDVDLPENSLTYSLVGAPAGASINAMTGMFTWTPTEAQGPGSYTFAVRVSDGTLTDSETITVTVNEVNAAPVLASIGNKTVNEGTSLTFTATATDSDSAVLTYSLVAAPTGAIINAMTGMFTWTPTEAQGPGSYTFTVVVNDGALTDEESIIVTVNEVNTAPLLAAISNKTVDEESLLTFTASATDADLPENSLTYSLVGAPTGASINAMTGVFTWAPTEAQGPASYTFTVRVSDGALTDEESITVTVNEVNTAPVLAAIGNKTVDEGSLLTFTASATDVDLPENSLTYSLVGAPTGASIDATTGVFTWTPSTTQSLKEYTFTVKVSDGSLTDEEVITVTIKMVHGNNSTIDVPGSTGTAVNALTITLHTNGGTAIAPIDISSHTKVGDLPVPIREGYRFEGWYQDEALTKRWVEETILRENISLYAKWTAIPIEEPEPSQPPKSIVPFHDVERHWAKEMIEELTAIGIIQGFEDGTFRPNAPISRMHVAVLLTRVFSLDAVREADGFSDVPSTHPYYEAIQTLQQAGIIDGANGAFLPAEKMTRAQLAKVLVGVLDLTPEGTSSFADVASSHWSAGYIATLEREGITLGDSGYFRPNEPVTRAQFVAFLYRIMQKQ